TGTTAAAAGAGGGGAAGCAAATGGGCACTTCCGATGTTGTCGGAAAACAGGCCGAAGTCTTCAACTACGGGGTTGTGCGACAGTTCGCTGTCATGTCCGTAGTGTGGGCTGTAGTTGGTATGGGGGTCGGGGTTCTGATCGCTATGCAACTCATCTGGCCTGAATTAAACTTTGAGACACCTTGGTTCACGTATGGTCGTATTCGTCCATTACACACGAACTTGGTGATTTTTGCATTCGGTGGTAGCGCGCTTTTTGCAACATCTTATTACGTTGCGCAGCGTACCTGTCAGACACGTTTGTTTGCGGGCCCACTGGCGACTTATACTTTTTGGGGCTGGCAGCTCGCGATGGTAGGTGCTTTATTGACACTACCTCAGGGTTTTAACAGCAGCAAAGAATACGCCGAACTCGAATGGCCGATTGATTTATTAATCTTAACGGTTTGGGTTTGTTACATGATTGTGTTTTTTGGCACGTTGGTAAAACGTCGTGTCAGCCACATCTATGTTGCTAACTGGTTCTTCGGTGCTTTTATTATCGTAATTGCAGTACTGCACATCTTTAACAACATGGAACTACCTGTTTCCATGTGGAAATCTTATTCAGCCTATGCTGGGGTACAAGATGCGATGGTACAGTGGTGGTATGGGCATAATGCGGTGGGTTTCTTCTTAACCACTAGCTTCTTGGGCATGATGTACTACTTTGTGCCTAAACAAGCAGAGCGTCCAATTTACTCCTACCGTTTATCCATTGTTCACTTCTGGGCATTGGCATTTACGTACATGTGGGCGGGCTCTCACCACTTGCATTTCACCTCCTTACCTGACTGGACTCAGTCTTTAGGGATGGCGTTCTCTTTGATCTTATTGGCTCCTTCTTGGGGCGGTATGATTAACGGTATTATGACTCTGTCTGGTGCCTGGAATCGTTTGCGTACAGACCCTATCTTGAAGTTCCTAGTTGTAGCGGTATCTTTCTACGGTATGTCTACCTTTGAAGGCTCCATGATGGCGATCCGTACCGTTAACTCCTTGTCTCACTATACCGATTGGACAGTAGGTCACGTACACTCGGGTGCTTTAGGCTGGGTTGCCATGGTGACTTTTGGCTCCTTGTACTACATGATTCCTCGCTTGTATGGTCGTGTATCTATGGCCCAACCTAAATGGGTTGAGCTGCACTTCTGGCTAGCGACACTAGGTGTTGTGCTATACATTTCCGCTATGTGGATCTCTGGCGTGATGCAGGGTCTAATGTGGCGTGCCACCGGTGACGACGGTATGTTGGTTTACAGCTTTGTTGAAAGCGTAAAAGCCTCTTACCCCTTCTATGCAATTCGTGCCTTAGGCGGTGTGATGTTCTTATCTGGCGCTATTTTGATGCTAGTTAATACACTCATGACCATTAAAGGTCAGCCACGTGTTAACCCCGTGGTCCCTTTGAAAAACCCAGGCGCTCGTGAACCCGGCTTAGTTGGTCCTGCCGAAGTTGCTGCAGGCTAAGGATAGATCAATGTCTAACGAGAAGAAAAAGTTTTTTTCCCATGCTACGGTGGAAACGAACGTAGGTCTTTTGATGATTTGTACTTTCATCGTGATTGCGATGGCAGGTTTAGTACAAATCGTGCCTCTGTTCTTCCAACACTCAACCACTACTCCTACCGAAGGCGTAACACCTTATGAGCCACTACACTTGATTGGTCGTGATATCTACATCCGTGAAGGTTGTGTAGGCTGTCACTCCCAACAGGTTCGTATGTTGGAGTCAGAGGTACGTCGTTACGGTCCTTACTCTCTAGCTGGTGAATCCGTCTATGACCATCCCTTCTTATGGGGCTCCAAACGTACAGGTCCAGACTTGGCTCGTGTAGGTCAGCGTTACACAGACGAGTGGCATCGTATTCACTTACGTAATCCACGCGACGTAGTACGCGAATCCAATATGCCAGCCTATCCTTGGTTGCAGCGTAATTCAGTCGAAGACTGGAACGTTCAAAAACGTATGGAAGTGCTACGTAAATTGGGTGTACCGTACACCGATGAGCAAATTGCTAAAGCTCCGGATGCCTTAAAAGGTAAAACCGAAGAAGACGCAATCGTTGCATATTTACAAGGTTTGGGAGTCCAAGGTCGTGCTGCTGCTGAAGCCGCGGTGGCCGAGGGGAGACACCAATAATGGTTGGCATCTTAA
This Paenalcaligenes faecalis DNA region includes the following protein-coding sequences:
- the ccoN gene encoding cytochrome-c oxidase, cbb3-type subunit I, encoding MGTSDVVGKQAEVFNYGVVRQFAVMSVVWAVVGMGVGVLIAMQLIWPELNFETPWFTYGRIRPLHTNLVIFAFGGSALFATSYYVAQRTCQTRLFAGPLATYTFWGWQLAMVGALLTLPQGFNSSKEYAELEWPIDLLILTVWVCYMIVFFGTLVKRRVSHIYVANWFFGAFIIVIAVLHIFNNMELPVSMWKSYSAYAGVQDAMVQWWYGHNAVGFFLTTSFLGMMYYFVPKQAERPIYSYRLSIVHFWALAFTYMWAGSHHLHFTSLPDWTQSLGMAFSLILLAPSWGGMINGIMTLSGAWNRLRTDPILKFLVVAVSFYGMSTFEGSMMAIRTVNSLSHYTDWTVGHVHSGALGWVAMVTFGSLYYMIPRLYGRVSMAQPKWVELHFWLATLGVVLYISAMWISGVMQGLMWRATGDDGMLVYSFVESVKASYPFYAIRALGGVMFLSGAILMLVNTLMTIKGQPRVNPVVPLKNPGAREPGLVGPAEVAAG
- the ccoO gene encoding cytochrome-c oxidase, cbb3-type subunit II, with translation MSNEKKKFFSHATVETNVGLLMICTFIVIAMAGLVQIVPLFFQHSTTTPTEGVTPYEPLHLIGRDIYIREGCVGCHSQQVRMLESEVRRYGPYSLAGESVYDHPFLWGSKRTGPDLARVGQRYTDEWHRIHLRNPRDVVRESNMPAYPWLQRNSVEDWNVQKRMEVLRKLGVPYTDEQIAKAPDALKGKTEEDAIVAYLQGLGVQGRAAAEAAVAEGRHQ